A genomic window from Sulfurimonas sp. includes:
- a CDS encoding FtsX-like permease family protein: MFKLALKNTLFYKGRSIATAALTFVSTMLFILFISLQDGSHNSMLENSLKIYTGAIEIYSKNYRDVGGNEYLIQDAKAITDKLAKIDAIEAFSTRYETYGLFSSKEYSAASMVAGVEPNKERVLSSLESALKEGRFLDENSGNCIYMGAELVKKLKLGIGDEVAFVGSASDDSFAADIFKLCGVFKTGLFEFDSSASFVSRGYFDKLINGYNKASYITIKLKNIDDAERVNSQILKVLDDENLESLTWKTLMKSMVEMMEIDAIFGYISLSLFLVVIFFVIMIYGFINISSRIKEFGVLRSIGLSKKNIFLLLFYEIFILSTISVLLATPIAAYICYYYNINPVVIEGIADMYKDYGLVSDEIPFNFDIFTIFWNVTVVYMLNILSILYPYIYINSFKPVEATRHV; the protein is encoded by the coding sequence ATGTTTAAACTTGCACTTAAAAATACTCTTTTTTACAAAGGTCGCTCTATTGCGACGGCTGCTTTGACCTTTGTATCGACGATGCTTTTTATACTTTTTATATCCCTGCAAGACGGCTCACACAACTCTATGCTTGAAAATTCGCTTAAAATTTACACGGGTGCCATAGAGATTTACTCTAAAAATTATCGTGATGTCGGCGGTAACGAGTATCTTATACAAGATGCCAAAGCTATTACCGACAAACTCGCAAAGATAGATGCTATTGAGGCTTTTAGCACAAGGTATGAAACTTACGGTCTCTTCTCAAGCAAAGAGTACTCCGCGGCTTCTATGGTTGCGGGAGTGGAGCCAAACAAAGAGAGAGTTTTAAGCTCTCTTGAGTCGGCGCTTAAAGAGGGTCGGTTTTTAGATGAGAACTCGGGAAATTGTATCTATATGGGCGCGGAGCTGGTTAAAAAACTAAAGCTTGGCATCGGTGACGAGGTTGCTTTTGTCGGAAGTGCAAGTGATGACTCTTTTGCGGCCGACATCTTTAAGCTGTGCGGAGTTTTTAAAACCGGTCTGTTCGAGTTTGATTCCAGTGCCTCTTTTGTCTCAAGAGGCTATTTTGACAAGCTGATAAACGGCTACAACAAAGCTTCGTACATAACTATAAAGCTGAAAAACATTGATGATGCAGAGAGGGTAAACAGCCAGATTCTAAAAGTTTTAGATGATGAGAATCTGGAGTCTCTTACTTGGAAAACTCTTATGAAGAGTATGGTTGAAATGATGGAAATTGATGCGATTTTCGGGTATATATCCCTCTCTTTGTTCCTTGTGGTAATCTTTTTTGTCATTATGATTTACGGTTTCATAAATATCAGTTCCCGTATCAAAGAGTTTGGAGTGTTGCGCTCTATCGGTCTGTCTAAGAAAAATATCTTTTTGCTTCTTTTTTATGAGATTTTTATACTTTCTACTATTTCTGTTCTCTTAGCTACGCCGATAGCCGCTTATATCTGCTACTACTACAATATAAACCCTGTCGTAATCGAGGGAATAGCCGATATGTACAAAGATTACGGATTGGTCTCGGACGAGATACCGTTTAACTTCGATATCTTTACTATCTTTTGGAATGTCACGGTTGTCTATATGCTGAACATTTTAAGTATTTTATACCCGTACATATATATAAATTCATTCAAACCTGTCGAGGCGACAAGACATGTATAG
- a CDS encoding FtsX-like permease family protein: MYRLILKMAWKNSFIRLSRTLLVIVMIAVSMSMMLGIQGIYDGMVNNMVDKNRRSDSGDISIFAKDYRINRDLIYRVKNAREIKDEIQKMDKVEAAVLRLRADGLLSTAGKSSFASIVGIDLQEEERFGKFSEFLKDGSIDFQKQGAIIGIELAKTLKVRVGSKVIFSTQDALGEINSIALYIRAIVQTTNIALDNGTIFIDIGQLHKFLGTVSTEATQIAVKSKDEKLYGELKTKYSNLDVKSFLELQPMIKQMQDLMVIFNSVTFFIVMSVVFVGIFGVMYVSILDRIREFGIMLSVGMHYKYIRLQIFFEALFVGLIGYLSGAVLGAVILIYLKNQGIDLSSFSDALEMWGYESTIHGTIKVSYFTTTFASIITASLFSILIPLRKIKKLNPIEVIKADK; this comes from the coding sequence ATGTATAGACTCATACTGAAAATGGCTTGGAAAAACTCGTTTATTAGACTCTCCCGCACACTTCTTGTTATAGTTATGATTGCGGTCAGTATGAGTATGATGCTGGGAATTCAAGGTATTTATGACGGTATGGTCAACAATATGGTAGATAAAAACAGAAGAAGCGACAGTGGGGATATCAGCATTTTTGCAAAAGATTATAGAATCAACAGGGATCTGATCTATAGAGTAAAAAATGCCCGCGAGATAAAAGATGAGATACAAAAGATGGATAAGGTAGAAGCTGCCGTTTTGAGGCTAAGGGCAGACGGGCTTCTCTCCACTGCCGGAAAATCATCTTTTGCTTCTATAGTCGGTATAGATTTGCAAGAGGAGGAGCGTTTTGGAAAGTTTAGCGAATTTTTAAAAGATGGCAGTATAGATTTTCAAAAGCAAGGCGCTATTATAGGGATAGAGTTGGCAAAAACGCTAAAAGTCCGCGTAGGTTCCAAGGTCATTTTTTCTACTCAAGACGCTTTGGGAGAGATAAACTCTATAGCGCTTTATATCAGAGCAATCGTTCAAACGACAAACATCGCGCTTGATAACGGCACCATTTTTATAGATATAGGTCAACTGCATAAGTTTTTAGGTACTGTTTCAACGGAAGCTACGCAGATTGCCGTTAAAAGCAAAGACGAGAAGCTCTATGGCGAACTTAAAACAAAATACTCAAATCTCGATGTTAAAAGCTTTTTAGAACTGCAGCCTATGATAAAACAGATGCAGGATTTGATGGTTATATTTAACTCTGTTACTTTTTTTATAGTTATGAGCGTTGTTTTTGTGGGAATATTCGGCGTTATGTATGTCTCAATCCTTGATAGAATCCGTGAATTCGGTATTATGCTAAGTGTCGGTATGCACTACAAGTATATAAGATTGCAGATATTTTTTGAAGCTCTGTTTGTCGGTCTCATAGGATATCTAAGCGGAGCGGTTTTGGGAGCTGTTATATTGATATATCTTAAAAATCAAGGGATTGATTTAAGCTCATTTTCCGACGCTTTGGAGATGTGGGGTTATGAATCGACCATACACGGCACCATAAAAGTCTCATACTTTACGACCACATTTGCCTCGATTATAACCGCATCGCTTTTTAGCATACTTATTCCGCTTAGAAAAATAAAAAAACTAAATCCAATCGAAGTAATCAAGGCAGACAAATGA
- a CDS encoding ABC transporter ATP-binding protein — protein sequence MIKLQDVNKYFFKGEPREVHALRDINLTIEKGEFTLFSGASGCGKTTLLNVIGALDSCESGKIYLDEKEISSLDEDARTMLRLNELGFVFQAYNLVPVLSVEENIGFIMRLRGFSDEEIKRRVLEVATLLKIEDKLKSLPNTLSGGQQQRVAVARAVAAKPKIILADEPTANLDSNNSQILMNMMRELNEKEGVSILFASHDELIMRSVRRVITLNDGAVIDDYKQ from the coding sequence ATGATAAAGCTCCAAGATGTAAATAAATACTTTTTTAAAGGTGAGCCAAGAGAGGTTCACGCACTTCGCGATATAAATCTAACCATAGAAAAGGGAGAGTTCACACTCTTTAGCGGAGCATCGGGCTGCGGAAAGACCACGCTTCTAAATGTAATAGGCGCGCTAGATAGCTGCGAGAGCGGCAAAATATATCTTGATGAAAAAGAGATAAGTTCATTGGATGAAGATGCGCGCACCATGCTTAGGCTTAATGAGCTAGGATTTGTTTTTCAGGCATATAATCTAGTTCCTGTTTTGAGCGTTGAAGAGAATATCGGTTTTATTATGAGGCTTCGCGGATTTAGCGATGAAGAGATAAAAAGAAGAGTTTTGGAGGTTGCAACGCTTTTAAAGATAGAAGATAAGTTAAAATCACTTCCAAATACTCTAAGCGGAGGGCAGCAGCAAAGAGTGGCAGTAGCAAGAGCTGTTGCCGCAAAACCTAAAATCATCTTAGCCGATGAGCCGACTGCAAACCTTGACTCTAACAACTCGCAGATACTTATGAATATGATGAGAGAGCTAAATGAAAAAGAGGGAGTATCTATTTTGTTTGCTTCACACGATGAGTTGATTATGCGAAGCGTCAGAAGGGTTATAACACTCAATGACGGTGCGGTTATAGATGATTATAAGCAATAA
- the leuA gene encoding 2-isopropylmalate synthase, with the protein MKNIPQGKYRPYPKIDLPNRKWPSNSITKAPKWCSVDLRDGNQALINPMDMNKKLELFALLLKIGFKEIEVGFPSASKVEFDFLRRLVKDNLIPDDVTIQVLVQAREHLIAKTFEALEGVKKATVHLYNSTSTAQRKMVFKKSRDEIIALALEGVDLVKKYEAKHNGEIFLEYSPESFTGTELEYAAEISNAVTARWGINENRKVIINLPATVEMATPNIYADQIEWMSNHLDNRENVIISTHTHNDRGTSVAATELALLAGADRVEGTLLSNGERTGNVDIITLALNMTTQGVDSHLDFSNVNEVLDVVERCTEMKTHPRHPYVGDLVYTAFSGSHQDAINKGLAHRKLHKDAFWEVPYLPIDPEDVGRSYESIIRINSQSGKGGVAYILEKNFGYQLPKAMHPEVGKLVQDVSDKKGEELSANEILEIFNENYFKIKEHISLVDFTLASVKGVSKCTLAYIYNGKEIISQGEGNGPVDACKNALMKDYKNSFIINSYYEHSCGHLSSAKAIAYIEIQSETTLSCFGVGADNDIAMASVKALFCALNRAFH; encoded by the coding sequence ATGAAAAATATTCCGCAAGGGAAATATCGTCCCTATCCAAAAATAGATTTGCCAAATAGAAAATGGCCAAGCAACAGCATAACAAAAGCTCCTAAGTGGTGCAGTGTGGATTTACGCGACGGCAATCAAGCACTTATCAACCCTATGGACATGAACAAAAAACTTGAACTCTTTGCACTCTTACTCAAAATCGGATTTAAAGAGATAGAAGTCGGTTTTCCCTCTGCCTCAAAAGTTGAGTTCGACTTTTTACGCCGTTTGGTTAAAGACAATTTAATTCCCGATGATGTGACGATTCAGGTTTTGGTTCAGGCAAGAGAACACCTGATTGCAAAAACTTTTGAAGCGCTTGAGGGTGTAAAAAAAGCAACCGTACATCTTTATAACTCTACTTCAACGGCGCAGAGAAAAATGGTTTTTAAAAAATCAAGAGATGAGATAATCGCTCTTGCGTTAGAGGGTGTTGACCTTGTAAAAAAATATGAAGCAAAGCATAACGGGGAGATATTTTTAGAGTATTCGCCTGAGAGCTTTACCGGAACAGAGTTAGAGTACGCAGCAGAGATTTCAAATGCCGTGACTGCCAGATGGGGTATAAATGAAAATAGAAAAGTTATCATAAACCTGCCTGCTACGGTAGAGATGGCAACGCCGAATATCTATGCAGATCAGATTGAGTGGATGAGCAATCACTTGGACAATCGCGAGAATGTAATCATCTCAACTCATACACACAACGACAGAGGAACGAGTGTTGCGGCAACTGAGTTGGCACTTTTAGCCGGAGCCGACAGAGTTGAGGGAACACTTTTAAGTAACGGTGAGAGAACAGGGAATGTCGATATCATTACACTTGCTCTTAACATGACGACGCAAGGCGTGGATTCTCATCTTGACTTTAGCAATGTAAATGAGGTTTTAGATGTAGTCGAAAGATGTACGGAGATGAAAACACATCCTCGCCACCCTTATGTAGGCGATTTGGTCTATACCGCATTTTCAGGTTCGCATCAAGATGCCATCAATAAAGGTTTGGCACATAGAAAATTGCATAAAGATGCTTTTTGGGAAGTTCCGTATCTCCCGATTGACCCTGAGGATGTTGGAAGAAGCTATGAGAGCATTATCCGTATCAACTCGCAATCAGGAAAGGGCGGTGTTGCATATATTTTAGAGAAAAACTTCGGATATCAGCTTCCAAAAGCGATGCATCCCGAAGTCGGCAAACTTGTCCAAGATGTAAGCGATAAAAAAGGCGAAGAGCTAAGCGCAAACGAGATTTTAGAGATATTTAATGAAAATTATTTCAAAATAAAAGAGCATATATCGCTAGTCGATTTTACTCTTGCTTCAGTAAAAGGCGTCTCAAAATGTACCTTGGCATATATCTATAACGGCAAAGAGATTATCTCACAAGGAGAAGGAAACGGTCCTGTTGATGCATGTAAAAATGCTTTGATGAAAGATTATAAAAACAGTTTTATCATCAACTCATACTATGAACACTCTTGCGGGCATTTAAGTTCTGCAAAGGCGATAGCTTACATCGAGATACAATCCGAGACTACTCTGTCTTGTTTTGGCGTTGGAGCCGACAACGATATCGCTATGGCTTCTGTCAAAGCACTGTTTTGCGCATTAAATAGAGCATTTCATTAG
- the glnA gene encoding type I glutamate--ammonia ligase → MGKFVNNIEEFFAFCQENDVKYVDLRFTDLKGTWHHVTYRASAVNEGNLTNGFPFDGSSIEKWQPINKSDMLLKADVPTAFLDPFTADPTVIIFCDVYDIYKGQMYEKCPRSIAKATLKHAESLGIADAAYFGPENEFFVFDDVRFIDNMNEAGYKIDTEEGEWNSNTRYKDGYNTGHRGGVKGGYFPVAPLDTQVDLRAEMMDVLEQVGLEVVLGHHEVAQGQGEIGIVFSDIIGAADNVQKLKYVVKMVAHLNGKTATFMPKPLFGDNGNGMHVHQSLWKEGKNLFYKEGNYANLSEMALHYAGGIFQHAKAVAALTNPSTNSYKRLIPGFEAPSILTYSMQNRSASCRIPYGAGEKATRIEMRFPDSTSCPYLAFSAMMMAGLDGIKNKIVPAGPMDEDLFELTLDEIREKGIQQMPHTLREATEALIADNDFLKPVFTDRFIEDYQHYMFERQIWPDESRPTAYEFKTTYSC, encoded by the coding sequence ATGGGGAAATTTGTAAACAACATAGAAGAATTTTTTGCTTTTTGCCAAGAAAATGATGTTAAATATGTAGATTTAAGATTTACTGATTTAAAAGGAACATGGCACCATGTTACATATAGAGCGAGTGCGGTAAATGAAGGAAACCTAACAAACGGTTTCCCTTTTGACGGTTCGTCTATAGAAAAATGGCAGCCAATTAACAAGTCGGATATGCTTTTAAAAGCCGATGTTCCTACGGCATTTTTAGATCCTTTTACAGCCGATCCTACCGTAATCATTTTCTGTGATGTTTACGACATCTACAAAGGTCAAATGTATGAAAAATGCCCTCGTTCAATCGCAAAAGCAACACTTAAACATGCTGAATCTTTAGGTATTGCAGATGCTGCATATTTTGGTCCGGAAAATGAATTTTTCGTTTTTGACGATGTAAGATTTATCGACAATATGAATGAAGCAGGATACAAAATCGACACCGAAGAGGGTGAGTGGAATTCAAATACTCGCTATAAAGACGGTTACAACACAGGTCACCGCGGCGGCGTAAAAGGCGGTTACTTTCCTGTAGCTCCACTTGACACGCAGGTAGATTTAAGAGCTGAAATGATGGATGTACTAGAGCAAGTAGGTCTTGAAGTAGTTCTCGGTCACCACGAAGTTGCACAAGGTCAAGGCGAAATCGGTATCGTTTTCTCTGATATTATCGGTGCGGCGGACAATGTTCAAAAGCTAAAATATGTTGTAAAAATGGTAGCTCACTTAAACGGTAAAACTGCTACATTTATGCCAAAGCCACTTTTCGGCGACAACGGAAACGGTATGCATGTTCACCAATCACTATGGAAAGAGGGCAAAAACCTTTTCTATAAAGAAGGTAACTACGCTAACCTTTCAGAGATGGCTCTTCACTATGCAGGCGGAATTTTCCAGCACGCAAAAGCAGTTGCGGCACTTACTAACCCGTCAACAAACTCATACAAAAGACTTATTCCGGGATTTGAAGCTCCTTCAATCCTTACTTACTCTATGCAAAACCGCTCTGCATCTTGCCGTATCCCGTACGGTGCAGGTGAAAAAGCTACTCGTATCGAGATGAGATTCCCGGATTCGACTTCTTGCCCATACTTGGCATTCTCGGCTATGATGATGGCAGGACTTGACGGTATCAAAAATAAAATCGTTCCGGCAGGACCGATGGATGAGGACTTATTTGAACTTACTCTTGATGAGATTCGTGAAAAAGGCATCCAACAAATGCCACATACTCTAAGAGAGGCTACTGAAGCACTTATCGCTGATAATGACTTCTTAAAACCTGTATTTACGGATAGATTTATCGAGGACTATCAACACTATATGTTTGAGAGACAAATCTGGCCTGATGAGAGCCGCCCGACGGCATATGAGTTTAAAACAACTTATAGCTGCTAA
- a CDS encoding PhoU domain-containing protein has protein sequence MSTKYHEKINNIRGKISLLLETITTADELSLEAFKSSNAAKFKEVENMLDKTGLKGDDIDNEIIKTFALFGPEAKELRSLVAYLKMTNEIVRTGEGVKKYAQRMSEHSNNGCNLEPFKPSIVLLHKSSVNALKYILECFNKKEECNYEDTYRKVLVEESMNDDLFAVLEKEILHKIIDEKELSIDYVKILGSLRKLERSCDRSVNIANLMMYAEQGGEIKLFN, from the coding sequence GTGTCAACAAAATATCATGAAAAAATAAATAACATAAGAGGAAAAATATCTCTTCTTTTAGAAACGATTACAACGGCAGACGAGTTGTCTTTAGAGGCTTTTAAGTCATCAAACGCGGCAAAGTTTAAAGAAGTTGAAAATATGCTTGATAAAACCGGATTAAAAGGTGATGATATAGATAATGAAATTATCAAAACATTCGCTCTTTTCGGGCCCGAAGCAAAAGAGCTTCGTTCCTTAGTGGCATATCTAAAAATGACAAACGAGATTGTCCGTACCGGAGAGGGTGTAAAAAAATACGCTCAAAGAATGAGCGAACATTCCAACAACGGATGCAACCTTGAGCCTTTTAAACCAAGCATTGTGCTTCTGCATAAAAGCAGCGTCAACGCACTAAAATATATCTTAGAGTGCTTCAATAAAAAAGAGGAGTGCAACTATGAAGATACTTACAGAAAAGTTCTTGTCGAAGAGAGTATGAACGATGACCTTTTTGCGGTTCTTGAAAAAGAGATTCTTCACAAAATCATAGACGAAAAAGAGCTTTCGATTGATTATGTCAAGATTTTGGGAAGCTTAAGAAAACTTGAGAGATCATGCGACAGAAGCGTAAATATCGCAAACCTAATGATGTATGCCGAGCAGGGCGGAGAGATTAAACTTTTTAATTGA
- the pstB gene encoding phosphate ABC transporter ATP-binding protein PstB, whose amino-acid sequence MATIIEINEPKALEVKNFEFTYAKADAPSIKKLSMPIARHNITALIGPSGCGKTTLLRSFNRIHDLYPGNKYDGEIIFKDRNILTPKEDLIKLRIQIGMIFQKPTAFPMSIFDNVAYGMRLQGIKNKTELQGRVEKALQDAAIWKEVKDRLKHDANGLSGGQQQRLCIARAIAVEPEVLLFDEPTSALDPISTGGIEELVVELRDRVSIIIVTHNMQQAARVSDYTGFMYLGELIELGRTEELFVTPRERLTEEYITGKFG is encoded by the coding sequence ATGGCGACAATTATTGAAATAAACGAACCAAAAGCATTAGAGGTTAAAAATTTTGAATTTACTTACGCGAAGGCAGATGCACCTAGCATAAAAAAGCTCTCAATGCCTATCGCAAGACATAACATAACGGCTCTTATCGGACCTTCAGGCTGCGGCAAGACGACACTTCTTAGAAGTTTTAACCGCATACATGATTTATATCCGGGCAACAAATATGACGGAGAAATTATCTTTAAAGATAGAAATATATTAACCCCTAAAGAGGATTTAATCAAACTTAGAATTCAAATAGGGATGATTTTTCAAAAACCGACGGCTTTTCCGATGAGCATTTTTGACAATGTTGCTTATGGGATGAGGCTTCAGGGGATAAAAAACAAAACAGAACTTCAAGGAAGAGTTGAAAAAGCGCTTCAGGATGCGGCAATTTGGAAAGAGGTTAAAGATAGACTAAAACACGATGCAAACGGCTTATCAGGCGGGCAGCAGCAAAGACTCTGCATCGCAAGAGCGATTGCGGTTGAGCCTGAAGTTTTACTTTTTGATGAACCGACTTCTGCACTAGACCCGATTTCAACAGGCGGGATTGAAGAGTTAGTCGTTGAGCTAAGAGATAGAGTTTCAATCATTATAGTAACTCACAATATGCAACAAGCTGCGCGCGTAAGCGACTATACCGGATTTATGTATTTGGGAGAACTTATAGAACTCGGTCGAACGGAAGAGCTTTTCGTAACACCTAGAGAAAGATTGACCGAAGAGTATATAACCGGTAAGTTTGGTTGA
- the pstA gene encoding phosphate ABC transporter permease PstA, producing MTHTQKRILINNIVMFLSTLSAVIGIGFLLWILSVLVINGLDALSMIIFTNEGAPPGNDNGGLKHALIGQLMLVSYAALFGVPLGVLAGTYLSEYGLKSKLSETIRDISDIMMSAPSIVIGAFVYAIVVSPMGHFSGWAGSIALTIIMIPIILRTTDDMLQLVPSTLREAAFALGAPKYKVIIQIVYRGAKAGILTGILLGVARVAGETAPLLFTSFNDNFLNMNMNQPMASLTVTMYNYATSPYEDWQKLGWAAAFILSMFILSLNIFGRLFLLKKRNKK from the coding sequence ATGACACACACGCAAAAAAGAATTTTAATCAATAACATAGTGATGTTCTTATCTACGCTCTCTGCAGTTATTGGAATAGGTTTTTTACTTTGGATACTTAGCGTTTTGGTTATAAACGGCTTGGATGCGCTTAGTATGATTATTTTTACCAATGAAGGAGCACCTCCGGGAAATGATAACGGCGGTTTAAAACACGCTCTTATCGGTCAGCTTATGCTTGTATCTTATGCAGCACTTTTTGGGGTTCCGCTTGGCGTTTTGGCAGGAACATACTTAAGCGAATACGGATTGAAATCTAAATTATCGGAGACGATACGCGATATCTCAGACATTATGATGTCGGCTCCATCAATCGTTATCGGTGCCTTTGTTTATGCGATTGTAGTTTCACCGATGGGTCATTTTAGCGGTTGGGCGGGTTCAATCGCGCTTACGATTATTATGATACCTATTATTTTAAGAACGACCGATGACATGTTGCAGCTTGTTCCCTCAACTCTCCGCGAGGCTGCTTTTGCTCTGGGTGCACCGAAATATAAAGTGATTATTCAAATCGTTTATCGCGGAGCAAAAGCCGGAATTTTAACGGGTATTTTACTCGGCGTTGCCAGAGTTGCGGGAGAGACTGCACCGCTGCTGTTTACATCGTTTAATGATAATTTTTTAAATATGAATATGAATCAGCCGATGGCATCGCTCACCGTAACAATGTACAACTATGCGACAAGCCCATATGAAGATTGGCAAAAACTCGGCTGGGCTGCCGCATTCATCTTGAGTATGTTTATCTTATCTTTAAACATATTCGGACGACTGTTTTTACTTAAAAAGAGAAATAAAAAATAA
- the pstC gene encoding phosphate ABC transporter permease subunit PstC, whose translation MSSIVDKIFANTTKLIAFGVLLLVAWIFVVLFEHSVESIKAFGFTFITDTKWAPNVEKFGALPAIYGSVVSTFLAMILAVPVAIGIAIFLSEIAHAKLKAPVGISIELLAAIPSVIYGMWGLFYFVPIIRDTFGGIGISMLTAGIILSIMILPFMAAVTRDAMNTTPDILKESAYALGGTKWDVIKDIIIPYAKAGIIGSFILALGRAIGETMAVTFVMGNVHKISADLTEPATSIPVTLANEFAEADSTLYYSSLFELSLFLLVISFTIISIAKFYFLRRKRIA comes from the coding sequence TTGAGCAGTATAGTCGATAAAATTTTTGCCAACACGACAAAGCTTATCGCTTTTGGCGTACTACTACTTGTCGCTTGGATATTTGTAGTACTTTTTGAACACTCCGTCGAGTCGATAAAAGCTTTTGGATTTACATTTATAACCGATACGAAATGGGCGCCGAATGTAGAAAAATTCGGTGCGCTTCCTGCTATCTACGGTTCGGTTGTGTCAACCTTTTTAGCTATGATTTTAGCCGTTCCGGTTGCTATCGGGATTGCAATATTTTTAAGTGAAATAGCTCATGCAAAACTAAAAGCACCTGTAGGCATATCTATAGAGCTTTTAGCGGCTATCCCATCGGTTATATACGGTATGTGGGGACTTTTTTACTTTGTGCCGATTATCCGCGACACTTTTGGCGGAATCGGAATCAGTATGCTGACGGCAGGAATTATTCTCTCTATTATGATACTTCCGTTTATGGCAGCGGTAACAAGAGATGCTATGAACACGACTCCCGATATACTTAAAGAGTCTGCATACGCATTAGGCGGAACCAAATGGGATGTTATCAAAGATATCATCATTCCATATGCCAAAGCGGGAATCATCGGTTCGTTTATCCTTGCACTCGGTCGTGCAATCGGTGAGACTATGGCTGTAACATTTGTTATGGGTAATGTTCACAAAATTTCAGCAGATCTAACCGAACCTGCAACATCGATTCCCGTAACGCTTGCAAATGAGTTTGCGGAAGCCGATAGCACCCTTTACTACTCATCTTTATTTGAATTATCGCTTTTTCTGTTGGTTATAAGCTTTACGATTATCTCGATTGCGAAATTCTACTTCTTACGAAGAAAAAGGATTGCTTGA
- the ppk2 gene encoding polyphosphate kinase 2 produces MKEKREAGTDRRQIDRDRRKEYKEGKVRIWVKEETLLYEKELVKLQVELLKYQNHVKEKELKVLMLFEGRDAAGKGGTIKRITEHLNPRGARIVALAKPNEQERTEWYFQRYAEHLPSAGEIVIFDRSWYNRAMVEPVMGFCSDDEYHRFLNDAPTFEQLIIDRDTKIFKFYFSISKEEQAKRLQDRENDPLKQYKLSAIDQSAQQLWDKYTAAKYKMLKATNTKYAPWTIIKSDNKKKARINVMKHILNLVDYPNKIDPKEIIIDKDIIIDAKKEMQKMEKNSL; encoded by the coding sequence ATGAAAGAAAAAAGAGAAGCCGGTACGGATAGAAGACAAATAGACAGAGATAGAAGAAAAGAGTATAAAGAGGGGAAAGTTCGAATCTGGGTTAAGGAAGAGACACTTCTTTATGAAAAAGAGCTTGTAAAATTGCAGGTTGAACTTTTAAAGTATCAAAACCATGTCAAAGAAAAAGAGCTTAAAGTTTTAATGCTTTTTGAAGGTCGCGATGCGGCGGGCAAGGGAGGAACGATTAAGAGAATAACGGAACATTTAAATCCGAGGGGTGCCAGAATCGTTGCACTTGCCAAACCCAATGAGCAAGAGAGGACGGAGTGGTATTTTCAAAGGTACGCAGAGCATTTGCCGAGTGCAGGCGAGATAGTTATATTTGACAGAAGCTGGTATAACAGAGCGATGGTTGAGCCGGTTATGGGATTTTGCAGCGATGATGAGTATCATAGATTTTTAAATGACGCACCGACTTTTGAACAGCTTATAATAGACAGAGATACGAAAATTTTTAAATTTTACTTCTCAATATCCAAAGAAGAGCAGGCTAAAAGGCTTCAAGACAGAGAAAATGACCCGTTAAAACAGTATAAACTCTCTGCTATCGATCAGTCGGCACAACAGCTTTGGGATAAATATACGGCTGCAAAATATAAAATGTTAAAGGCGACAAATACAAAATATGCCCCTTGGACGATTATAAAAAGCGACAACAAGAAAAAAGCCAGAATAAATGTAATGAAACATATTTTAAATCTTGTAGATTATCCAAACAAGATTGACCCAAAAGAGATAATTATAGATAAAGATATAATCATTGATGCCAAAAAAGAGATGCAAAAAATGGAGAAAAATTCTTTGTAA